In Pectobacterium aroidearum, the following are encoded in one genomic region:
- the virB10 gene encoding VirB10/TraB/TrbI family type IV secretion system protein, which produces MTDKADSETTEKTVAELEAEARERARSAMASQAPEQNTPPGQPEVTRFRKASSRRTLLVSLLSLGALIALALGGDRFLVALKQSDDKAVETPAPPSTSTGQHERKNLGMDNNPFGLFGQDKRETATNNLLIQTAPPSEPPALNKAAALVDGSSSAVESTQRGNTPASQIAPSGTQRNQSKDTPAITSGTETNDANPGMAKVTSVRRLGLDPNLYLPVDRYIPCSMMRRFVSDVGGRISCLIGEDVYSANHYVKLLPAGTVARGFYRTGALQHGRSRMFVIWTELRTPEPGSLQIPLVDTEATGPLGEAGISGWIDTHFWERFGNALMLSTVQDVAAAASNSAPGKDRNTDYTENTRAAASEMAKTALENSINIPPTMYLNQGDVIGIMTGTDIDFSSVYQLRLKKRWYER; this is translated from the coding sequence ATGACTGATAAAGCAGACTCAGAGACAACGGAAAAAACCGTGGCGGAGCTGGAAGCCGAAGCCCGTGAACGCGCCCGTTCAGCGATGGCGAGTCAGGCACCAGAGCAAAACACACCTCCCGGTCAACCCGAAGTGACCCGTTTCAGAAAAGCCTCAAGCCGCCGGACACTGCTGGTCAGCCTGCTAAGTCTGGGCGCACTGATTGCACTGGCATTGGGTGGAGATCGCTTCCTTGTCGCATTAAAGCAAAGCGATGATAAGGCGGTTGAAACCCCAGCACCGCCATCAACCAGTACAGGGCAACATGAGCGTAAAAACCTCGGTATGGACAACAATCCGTTCGGCCTGTTCGGTCAGGACAAACGGGAAACCGCAACAAATAATCTCCTAATACAGACTGCACCACCGTCAGAGCCACCTGCTTTAAATAAAGCGGCGGCACTGGTCGATGGGTCAAGTAGTGCCGTTGAGTCCACACAACGCGGTAATACTCCGGCTTCACAAATTGCCCCTTCCGGCACACAACGCAATCAGAGCAAAGACACACCTGCAATCACATCTGGCACAGAAACTAACGACGCCAATCCCGGCATGGCGAAAGTGACCAGCGTCAGACGACTTGGTCTCGATCCCAATCTTTACCTGCCGGTTGATCGTTATATTCCGTGCTCAATGATGCGGCGTTTTGTCTCTGACGTGGGTGGCCGGATTTCCTGCCTTATCGGTGAAGATGTCTACAGCGCCAACCATTACGTGAAGTTGCTCCCTGCCGGAACCGTCGCCAGAGGGTTCTACCGTACCGGGGCGCTACAACATGGCCGGAGCCGAATGTTTGTTATCTGGACGGAATTACGCACACCGGAACCCGGTAGCCTGCAAATCCCACTGGTTGATACCGAAGCGACTGGCCCTTTGGGTGAGGCCGGGATTAGCGGCTGGATTGATACCCATTTCTGGGAACGGTTCGGCAATGCGTTGATGTTGAGCACCGTACAGGACGTGGCCGCCGCCGCATCCAATTCAGCACCAGGTAAAGACCGCAATACCGATTACACCGAAAACACCCGCGCTGCCGCGTCAGAAATGGCGAAAACAGCCTTAGAAAACAGCATCAACATCCCGCCCACAATGTACCTCAATCAGGGCGATGTGATCGGTATCATGACCGGTACAGATATCGATTTCTCTTCCGTTTATCAACTGCGTCTAAAAAAGAGGTGGTATGAACGCTGA
- the virB9 gene encoding P-type conjugative transfer protein VirB9: protein MMLKKIVILWLLLMSSTAWSAAIPRSSTYDSRMQNVTYNSQNATIVNTRPGYLTTLLFDDNEEVIDAQAGFPKGWKVTKSDNRVGVSPNPITQPVTDDNGNNVNKVFLPTAKEWRTNLFIVTSKRDYSLELNVLENDSPSQAFIIRFRYPDDERRQANAASAARLKLLRETQEKQQITTAFEQATTPRNWLYTKRVATGSASIAPDFTYDDGRFIYLGFSPVKILPSIFRVVNGQEQTVTPRITKHGNYTVVVVRAMSPQLVLRYGSAVVGIENTSFGNATVGSGDTVSPVVTLEAR from the coding sequence ATGATGCTGAAAAAAATAGTGATTTTGTGGCTCCTTCTGATGTCATCCACGGCCTGGAGCGCGGCGATACCGAGATCCAGTACGTATGACAGCCGAATGCAGAATGTCACCTATAACAGCCAAAATGCGACCATCGTCAACACTCGCCCCGGCTACCTCACCACACTCCTGTTTGATGACAATGAAGAAGTCATCGACGCGCAAGCTGGCTTTCCAAAGGGCTGGAAAGTCACAAAAAGCGATAACCGGGTCGGTGTCAGCCCAAACCCCATTACCCAGCCGGTAACCGATGATAACGGCAACAACGTCAATAAGGTGTTTCTGCCAACGGCTAAAGAGTGGAGAACCAATCTCTTTATCGTGACATCAAAGCGCGATTACAGTCTGGAACTGAACGTGCTGGAAAATGACTCGCCTTCGCAGGCCTTTATTATCCGTTTTCGCTATCCGGATGACGAACGCAGGCAAGCAAACGCAGCCAGCGCAGCGCGGCTGAAACTCCTGCGTGAAACACAGGAAAAGCAGCAGATAACGACAGCATTTGAGCAGGCTACCACGCCGCGTAACTGGCTTTATACCAAGCGAGTCGCGACGGGTTCAGCCTCCATTGCACCAGATTTTACTTACGATGATGGCCGCTTTATCTATCTCGGTTTTTCTCCCGTCAAAATCCTTCCGTCGATCTTCCGGGTCGTTAACGGGCAGGAACAGACCGTAACACCCCGCATAACCAAACACGGAAACTACACCGTGGTCGTCGTGCGGGCAATGTCGCCACAGTTGGTATTGCGCTACGGCAGCGCGGTAGTCGGGATTGAGAATACGTCATTCGGCAACGCCACCGTTGGCAGCGGTGACACCGTTTCACCTGTCGTCACACTGGAGGCCAGATGA
- a CDS encoding type IV secretion system protein: MSETENIIASSRTFESVLLEKDEREKKLAWRIAAIGFALAAMAITTLIILLPLKNTEIELWSVDKQTGRYEYMTRIKEQNISTEKALAQALAAHYVRLREGYNYFALQRDYDDVQLFNSDSVNRDYLDGFNSNQAPDVIFNKAEYVVSIDIISNVHATATDPDHLATLRIKRTIRRIVDNSVKTDVWNIRLTYRYLPRKQLTDSQREVNPLGFIVTSYQRDKELRGE, translated from the coding sequence ATGTCTGAAACAGAAAACATCATTGCGTCATCCCGTACCTTTGAATCTGTCCTGCTGGAAAAGGATGAACGGGAAAAAAAACTGGCGTGGCGCATAGCAGCCATAGGGTTTGCTTTGGCCGCTATGGCGATCACCACACTGATTATTCTGCTACCGCTGAAAAACACAGAAATCGAATTGTGGTCAGTGGATAAACAGACAGGGCGCTATGAATATATGACCCGGATTAAAGAGCAGAATATTTCCACAGAGAAAGCGCTGGCTCAGGCGTTAGCGGCGCATTACGTCAGGCTCCGCGAGGGTTACAACTATTTTGCTCTCCAGCGCGATTACGACGATGTGCAGTTATTCAACAGCGACAGTGTGAATCGGGATTATCTCGACGGGTTTAACAGCAATCAGGCTCCCGATGTGATTTTTAATAAAGCGGAATATGTCGTATCTATCGACATTATTTCCAACGTTCACGCGACCGCGACAGATCCTGACCATCTGGCGACCTTACGCATTAAACGGACTATCCGCCGCATTGTCGATAATTCGGTTAAAACAGATGTCTGGAACATCCGTCTGACTTATCGCTACCTCCCCCGCAAACAACTGACAGACAGCCAGCGAGAAGTGAATCCGCTGGGGTTCATTGTGACCAGCTATCAGCGCGATAAAGAACTGAGAGGTGAATGA
- the virB11 gene encoding P-type DNA transfer ATPase VirB11, whose protein sequence is MNAENLSLDFMKTQLFGDYLKLDGLTEIAINRPGEIHTKINGRWQKHDSPVTLRQCHAFAKALASWNEDNIDDTSPILSATLGSGERVQTIIPPACERNTVSITLRNPSFEQKTHQSWIDAGFYNRIAGKERNESKDDELIRCYDNGDIPHFIEKAVEYGKTLFIVGETGSGKTTYMKTLLHYIPAHLRLTTIEDNPEIRFYRHANYVHLFYPADAGDEAIITPGRLIRANYRMNPDRILLAEIRGREAWDALKIIGSGHEGLITSLHAGSPEECIEGIIDRCYENPDCKNIPFDVLLRKVLKCVDIIVSVDIHGDIRRMGDIYFKPIHLHQMQKAFR, encoded by the coding sequence ATGAACGCTGAAAACCTGTCTCTGGATTTTATGAAAACTCAGTTGTTCGGCGATTATCTCAAACTGGATGGCCTGACGGAAATCGCCATCAACCGTCCCGGAGAGATCCACACCAAAATAAACGGTCGATGGCAGAAGCATGATTCTCCGGTTACGTTGCGTCAGTGTCATGCTTTTGCCAAAGCGTTGGCCTCATGGAATGAGGACAATATTGATGATACCTCCCCTATCCTTTCCGCCACATTGGGATCAGGTGAACGTGTCCAGACCATTATTCCCCCGGCCTGCGAGCGGAATACCGTATCTATTACGCTGCGAAATCCGTCATTTGAGCAGAAAACACATCAGTCCTGGATTGATGCCGGGTTTTATAACCGGATAGCGGGTAAGGAGAGAAACGAAAGCAAAGATGATGAACTGATCCGCTGCTATGACAATGGTGATATTCCCCACTTTATCGAAAAGGCCGTCGAGTACGGCAAAACCCTCTTTATTGTGGGTGAAACCGGCTCCGGTAAAACCACCTATATGAAGACACTGCTGCACTATATTCCAGCACATCTCAGGCTGACCACTATTGAAGATAACCCCGAAATCCGGTTTTACCGTCACGCCAATTATGTGCATTTGTTTTACCCGGCAGATGCCGGAGACGAGGCGATTATCACACCCGGAAGACTTATCAGAGCGAATTATCGAATGAATCCAGATCGGATTCTGCTGGCGGAAATTCGTGGGCGGGAAGCGTGGGATGCGCTGAAAATTATCGGCTCTGGGCATGAAGGTCTTATCACCTCCCTGCACGCAGGCAGCCCGGAAGAATGTATTGAAGGGATCATTGACCGCTGTTATGAAAATCCAGATTGCAAAAATATCCCGTTCGATGTGCTGTTACGCAAGGTGCTTAAATGCGTGGATATCATCGTCAGCGTAGATATTCACGGTGATATTCGTCGGATGGGGGATATTTATTTCAAACCGATACACCTTCATCAAATGCAGAAAGCATTCAGATAG
- a CDS encoding type IV secretion system DNA-binding domain-containing protein, which produces MMLNKLAVSLSPIVNGALAFIDVMQQHQLMLALLSGLTLPFFASMKNDERQKAPLWKKLIISFSLLCFLFGTMGPLLISVFQWLYNGRILTRTPILDWSILIIFTVAGFILHILLRRVLTPELDKIKKRLVRKTTLERELRTDVRTVKSLLPETLHYDPLDYIDLNKGIFIGIDRDEKPMYLPLGDWQKQHADIIGTTGAGKGVATGILLYQSILAGEGVFIMDPKDDEWAPHLYRKACEDAGKPFCLIDLRKPQYQLNLIENITPDELEELFVAGFSLAEKGQESDFYRIDDRKAARMAAQFVSSHPSSTIRNIYNGEYVQGIAEDIKAFFGKIEELALLNAINAPTGFSLQSVFDEGGCCYVIGSMRNSKIITAQRMLLVRLYQLAERRDRVKETPRPIAIFLDELKYHLSKPALEGLGAARDKGIHIIMAHQSVADLKDCPADLKGDAVVGAVVENAKFKLVYRVMDPDTAEWVARMSGTILVDDEIRKAKTDVVLTETIDGERTIRQAERFFIDSNMILNLPDFVSFIFTTRTLPSASLISPIKVQKRELEIYSVSPDISASATPVKIALDFDEEEEPPASTPTVTATRPELFFEEESKSAKPRSDDDETPSLLNF; this is translated from the coding sequence ATGATGTTAAATAAGCTTGCCGTTTCACTGTCGCCGATAGTGAATGGTGCGCTGGCCTTTATTGATGTTATGCAACAGCATCAATTGATGCTGGCGCTATTATCGGGCCTGACCCTGCCATTTTTTGCCTCAATGAAAAACGATGAACGGCAGAAAGCTCCGCTATGGAAAAAGCTGATTATCAGTTTTTCCCTGCTGTGTTTTCTGTTTGGCACAATGGGACCATTACTCATTAGTGTTTTTCAGTGGCTTTATAACGGTCGGATACTGACCCGCACTCCCATTCTGGACTGGTCAATATTAATTATATTTACCGTGGCCGGGTTTATTTTACATATTCTGCTGCGCAGGGTATTAACCCCTGAATTAGACAAAATAAAGAAACGCCTCGTCAGAAAAACCACGCTTGAACGGGAATTGCGCACCGATGTCCGCACGGTGAAATCGCTGCTGCCGGAAACACTGCATTATGACCCACTGGATTACATCGATCTAAACAAGGGCATTTTTATCGGGATAGACCGTGATGAAAAACCGATGTATCTGCCGTTAGGAGACTGGCAAAAACAACACGCGGATATTATCGGCACCACCGGGGCTGGTAAAGGGGTTGCAACCGGTATATTGCTTTACCAAAGTATCCTTGCAGGTGAAGGGGTATTTATTATGGACCCCAAGGATGATGAATGGGCACCGCATCTTTATCGGAAAGCCTGCGAGGATGCAGGTAAACCCTTTTGCTTAATTGACCTGCGAAAACCGCAATACCAATTAAATCTGATTGAAAACATTACGCCTGACGAGCTGGAAGAATTGTTTGTTGCGGGATTCAGCTTGGCGGAAAAAGGTCAGGAATCCGATTTTTATCGTATCGACGACCGAAAAGCGGCACGTATGGCGGCACAATTTGTCAGCAGTCATCCCTCTTCTACTATCCGCAATATTTATAACGGCGAATATGTTCAAGGTATCGCGGAGGATATCAAAGCCTTTTTCGGCAAGATTGAAGAGCTGGCATTGCTCAATGCCATCAACGCGCCGACAGGATTTTCACTCCAATCGGTTTTTGATGAAGGTGGCTGCTGCTATGTCATCGGCTCAATGCGCAACAGCAAAATCATTACTGCGCAGCGTATGCTGCTGGTACGTCTGTACCAGTTAGCAGAACGGCGCGACCGGGTAAAAGAAACGCCCCGCCCCATAGCCATCTTTCTCGACGAACTGAAATACCATCTGTCAAAACCAGCACTGGAGGGGTTAGGCGCAGCACGGGATAAAGGCATACATATCATCATGGCCCATCAGTCCGTCGCCGATTTGAAAGACTGCCCGGCGGATTTAAAAGGCGATGCGGTTGTCGGTGCGGTCGTTGAAAACGCCAAATTCAAGCTAGTTTACCGCGTTATGGACCCGGATACGGCGGAATGGGTGGCGAGAATGTCCGGCACCATCTTAGTGGATGATGAAATCCGCAAAGCCAAAACTGATGTCGTACTGACGGAAACCATCGACGGTGAACGTACGATTAGACAGGCCGAGCGTTTCTTTATCGACAGCAATATGATCCTGAACCTACCCGATTTTGTCAGCTTTATCTTTACAACGAGAACGCTTCCCTCAGCCTCACTGATTTCCCCCATCAAGGTACAAAAACGCGAGCTGGAGATTTATTCCGTGTCTCCGGATATTTCCGCGTCGGCAACACCGGTAAAAATTGCGCTGGACTTCGACGAGGAAGAAGAGCCTCCCGCTTCAACGCCCACTGTCACGGCAACCCGGCCAGAACTTTTCTTTGAAGAGGAAAGTAAATCAGCAAAACCGAGATCTGATGATGACGAAACACCGTCCTTGCTCAATTTTTAG
- a CDS encoding TrbM/KikA/MpfK family conjugal transfer protein, with protein sequence MKTVLFTACLFCMSLLLPSSVMAADACEIVLCLYGKTTGNGGGNECQSAERSFFNIVKKNRHGFHPNRTADARRNLLIECKSADPKIINQIINKFGRVRN encoded by the coding sequence ATGAAAACGGTCCTATTCACCGCCTGTCTTTTCTGCATGAGTTTATTACTTCCCTCTTCCGTAATGGCCGCTGATGCCTGCGAGATTGTTTTATGCCTGTACGGTAAAACAACCGGTAATGGCGGAGGAAATGAATGTCAGTCTGCTGAACGCTCTTTCTTTAATATTGTAAAAAAGAACAGACACGGATTTCACCCCAACCGTACCGCCGACGCCCGAAGAAACTTATTGATCGAATGCAAATCAGCCGACCCGAAAATTATCAACCAGATAATTAATAAATTTGGCCGCGTGCGTAATTGA
- a CDS encoding type IV secretion system protein, giving the protein MSGGMFVGMNNTITDGLHAVLRGQTSVYGDMVSVIAVSSFTLFVTYRGYQTLAGKLHTPVEDVIWDVGRMLLIMTFVLNLDGWLDLAISAIHGLTDGVSGDDNVWVLLDTVWAKAQTIGQKLYQQDDSTYVKLNGGIAQLLVWGGAIVTLLFGSAVNLLAGIIIVLMTTTAPLFIFCLLYGFLIPMFNNWLKIIFTVILTIMFSALSIRIVINYLNGLLDKAVNFADSANIITLGVQCCVAGVISGVIIWFSAKIANALGGVAVQVALQGAAMGGLRGLTKPSSDAAKPAMKAGAAGARLAAKAGVNAATATGSLIAAGTNKALSAWQKRAASIDSMKRFNQQRHR; this is encoded by the coding sequence ATGTCAGGTGGTATGTTTGTTGGAATGAACAACACGATCACTGACGGTTTACATGCCGTACTGCGGGGACAAACCTCCGTGTACGGCGATATGGTAAGCGTTATCGCCGTCAGCTCCTTCACGTTATTTGTCACTTATCGGGGTTATCAAACCCTAGCAGGAAAACTCCACACACCAGTAGAAGATGTCATATGGGATGTCGGGCGAATGCTATTAATCATGACATTCGTTTTAAATCTCGATGGCTGGCTGGATTTAGCCATTTCTGCCATTCACGGATTAACCGACGGCGTCAGCGGTGATGACAATGTCTGGGTGTTACTGGATACCGTTTGGGCGAAAGCGCAAACAATAGGACAAAAGCTTTATCAGCAGGATGATTCCACCTATGTAAAGCTCAACGGCGGTATTGCCCAACTTCTGGTCTGGGGAGGTGCAATCGTCACTTTGCTATTTGGTTCGGCGGTTAACCTGTTAGCCGGAATTATCATTGTATTAATGACTACCACTGCACCGCTATTTATTTTCTGCCTGCTGTATGGATTCCTTATTCCGATGTTTAACAACTGGCTGAAAATTATCTTCACAGTGATCCTGACGATTATGTTTTCCGCGTTATCCATCAGGATTGTCATCAATTATCTTAATGGCCTGTTAGATAAAGCGGTTAATTTTGCAGATAGCGCCAACATCATCACACTGGGTGTTCAGTGCTGCGTTGCGGGTGTTATTTCAGGCGTCATTATTTGGTTTTCAGCCAAAATCGCGAACGCATTAGGCGGCGTCGCTGTTCAGGTCGCACTACAGGGTGCCGCTATGGGCGGTCTACGTGGGTTGACAAAACCGTCTTCTGACGCGGCGAAACCCGCTATGAAAGCCGGGGCGGCGGGTGCCCGGCTAGCGGCAAAAGCGGGCGTCAACGCCGCTACTGCAACAGGTTCACTTATCGCCGCAGGCACCAACAAAGCCCTATCCGCATGGCAAAAACGTGCGGCGTCTATCGATAGTATGAAGCGCTTCAACCAACAGCGTCACCGCTAA
- a CDS encoding type IV secretion system protein — translation MQTRKMCLALSLLISTPAISAGIPVFDAASNTESINQWVQKLQQWQETVTHYKSELDAYKQQLAAATGIRDIQGFLREAKSLKNDIEHLRKNGISLDDLLTNPSGYYSSDLQRLYNKYHSFDICNQSSSSQRYLESCKQLVLNQAVSIENTSDVQNKINSTLNDISDLSDRIANAKDSKESQDLANAVAAKSVQLNALTSQWEMSVKQAEQRSVMLTQQRQKAFNEQQLVSPIPDFNH, via the coding sequence ATGCAAACCAGAAAGATGTGTCTGGCGTTATCGCTATTGATATCTACACCGGCGATAAGCGCTGGTATACCGGTGTTTGATGCAGCCAGTAATACCGAGTCGATTAACCAATGGGTACAGAAACTCCAGCAATGGCAGGAAACGGTCACACACTATAAAAGCGAGCTTGACGCCTATAAGCAGCAATTAGCGGCCGCAACAGGCATACGGGATATTCAGGGATTTCTCCGCGAGGCGAAAAGCCTGAAAAATGATATCGAACATCTGCGTAAAAATGGTATTTCACTGGATGACCTGCTGACTAACCCAAGCGGTTATTATTCCTCTGATCTTCAGCGTCTATATAACAAATATCACTCGTTTGATATTTGTAATCAGTCCAGTTCATCGCAACGTTATCTTGAAAGTTGCAAACAACTTGTCCTCAATCAGGCAGTATCGATTGAGAATACCAGCGATGTCCAAAACAAGATTAATAGCACATTAAACGATATATCAGACTTATCCGACCGCATTGCCAACGCCAAAGACTCGAAAGAGTCACAGGACCTGGCTAACGCGGTGGCAGCCAAAAGCGTACAATTGAACGCATTAACCAGCCAATGGGAAATGTCAGTCAAGCAGGCTGAACAGCGATCCGTGATGTTGACTCAACAGCGGCAAAAAGCATTCAATGAACAACAACTCGTCTCCCCGATTCCTGACTTCAATCATTGA
- a CDS encoding EexN family lipoprotein has translation MKTSLYIFPVILGSLFLAGCDNPKSTQWYKEHPDEMSQRYKACESSGDDSQDCKNAREARFELRQENAKVPDLN, from the coding sequence ATGAAAACGTCACTTTACATTTTCCCGGTTATTTTAGGCTCATTATTTCTGGCGGGGTGTGATAACCCGAAATCAACGCAGTGGTACAAAGAACATCCGGATGAAATGAGTCAGCGATATAAAGCGTGTGAATCATCCGGCGATGACTCCCAGGATTGCAAAAATGCACGAGAGGCGCGATTTGAACTCCGTCAGGAAAATGCCAAGGTTCCCGATTTGAATTAA